From one Trifolium pratense cultivar HEN17-A07 linkage group LG1, ARS_RC_1.1, whole genome shotgun sequence genomic stretch:
- the LOC123902405 gene encoding protein NPGR2-like isoform X3, which produces MFYIDDVSGSSMRAKSLIIKRKLSIRRKLKKMIKCVCSRDKLSVDEMNYSSESLATRDYSATASGYSSHPGENGTKVDNSNIEEAESSLRESGYLNYEEARALLGRLEYQKGHIEAALLVFEGIDIASVIPKMKMSISKRCESNNKHRPQSDSAPSMSIHAVSLLLEAVFLKAKSLQTLGRFQEAAQSCKTILDTIESALPEGWPENFVSDCKLQETVTNAVELLPELWKLAGSPQDVILSFRKALIYHWNLDNEATARIQKEFALFLLYSGYEADSPSLRSQLDGSFVPRNNIEEAILLLLILLRKSKDSSIIHHLSFALSVCGEFVTLAQEVEELLPETMERRERYYTLALCYCGEGQHIVALDLLRNFMNNRENSVYSDCIEELLLASKICADNKVCVEDGIEFSSKAISQMNGKCNQIEAIANCLLGVLLSAKSKSASSESEKALMQSQAFSALKASERMMMENDPYIVLNLCLEYAEHRNLRIAYNHAKKLVKLEDQCGKWDQGELLRTKAKIQIAQGRLKNAIETYTFFLAVLQVQNKSLGTANKIMKCKRNRDRRLEMEVWHDLANVYTALSHWRDAEVCLAKSQAIDSYSASRWHSTGLLYEARGLHQEALKSFRKALDIEPNHVESLISTACVLRKLGGQSSSSIVRNLLTEALRLDRTNSSAWYNLGLLYKADLGSSALEAAECFEAAVFLEESSPIEPFR; this is translated from the exons ATGTtttatattgatgatgtttCAGGAAGTAGTATGAGAGCTAAGAGTTTGATAATTAAGAGGAAGCTTAGTATTAGAAGgaaattgaagaagatgataaaGTGTGTGTGTTCAAGGGATAAGTTAAGTGTCGATGAAATGAATTATTCATCAGAATCTCTTGCAACTAGGGACTATTCAGCAACAGCAAGTGGTTATTCATCTCATCCTGGTGAAAATGGAACAAAGGTTGATAATAGTAACATTGAAGAAGCAGAGTCATCTCTTCGTGAAAGTGGTTATTTGAACTATGAG GAAGCTAGAGCCTTGTTAGGAAGACTTGAGTATCAGAAAGGCCACATTGAAGCTGCACTTCTAGTATTTGAAGGAATAGACATTGCTTCTGTCATTCCCAAGATGAAAATGTCTATATCTAAAAGATGTGAATCCAATAATAAACACCGTCCGCAAAGTGATTCAGCGCCTTCTATGTCAATACATGCTGTTAGTTTACTTCTTGAAGCTGTTTTCCTCAAAGCTAAATCATTGCAGACTCTCGGAAGGTTTCAAG AAGCTGCTCAATCATGCAAAACTATTTTAGACACTATTGAATCTGCACTACCAGAAGGCTGGCCTGAAAACTTTGTTTCGGATTGTAAATTACAAGAGACGGTAACAAATGCTGTTGAACTGCTTCCAGAATTATGGAAACTTGCAGGCTCACCTCAAGATGTTATCTTATCTTTTAGAAAAGCATTAATTTATCATTGGAATCTTGACAATGAAGCAACTGCAAGAATACAAAAGGAATTTGCGTTGTTTCTTTTGTACAGTGGTTACGAAGCGGACTCTCCTTCACTTCGGTCGCAATTGGACGGTTCGTTTGTGCCAAGAAACAACATAGAAGAAGCTATTCTTCTACTTCTGATTCTGCTGAGAAAATCAAAAGATTCTTCAATAATTCATCACCTTTCTTTTGCTCTAAGTGTTTGTGGTGAATTCGTGACGCTAGCTCAAGAGGTTGAGGAATTACTTCCAGAAACAATGGAGAGAAGAGAAAGATATTATACTCTAGCACTTTGTTACTGCGGCGAAGGTCAGCATATAGTTGCATTGGATCTTTTGAGGAACTTTATGAATAATAGAGAGAACTCAGTATACTCAGATTGCATAGAGGAATTACTTTTAGCTTCGAAAATTTGTGCAGACAATAAGGTTTGTGTCGAAGACGGAATCGAATTTTCAAGCAAGGCTATTTCTCAGATGAATGGAAAATGCAATCAAATTGAAGCTATTGCGAATTGTTTACTAGGTGTTCTACTGTCTGCAAAATCAAAATCAGCTTCTTCTGAATCAGAAAAAGCTTTGATGCAGTCTCAAGCATTCAGTGCTCTAAAAGCTTCTGAGAGAATGATGATGGAAAATGATCCTTATATTGTTCTTAATCTTTGTCTGGAATATGCTGAACATAGGAATTTGAGAATTGCTTATAATCATGCAAAGAAATTGGTTAAGCTGGAAG ATCAATGCGGAAAATGGGATCAAGGAGAATTGTTGAGAACTAAAGCTAAGATTCAGATTGCACAGGGAAGATTGAAAAATGCTATTGAGACATACACTTTTTTTCTTGCTGTTCTTCAAGTCCAAAACAAAAGTCTAGGCACTGCAAACAAGATTATGAAG TGTAAGAGAAATCGCGACAGAAGACTTGAAATGGAAGTGTGGCATGATCTAGCCAATGTGTACACAGCTTTATCACATTGGCGCGATGCTGAAGTTTGTCTTGCTAAGTCTCAAGCTATTGATTCATATTCTGCTTCTAGATGGCACTCCACAG GTTTACTTTATGAAGCAAGAGGTCTTCATCAAGAAGCATTGAAATCATTTAGAAAAGCATTAGATATTGAGCCAAACCATGTGGAAAGTTTGATATCAACAGCCTGTGTTCTGAGAAAACTTGGTGGTCAATCATCATCTTCAATTGTTAGAAACCTTCTGACAGAAGCATTAAGGCTTGACAGAACAAACTCATCTGCATGGTacaatcttggacttctctacaAAGCTGATTTGGGGTCATCAGCATTGGAAGCTGCTGAGTGCTTTGAAGCAGCTGTTTTTCTTGAAGAATCTTCTCCCATTGAACCCTTTAGATAa
- the LOC123902405 gene encoding protein NPGR2-like isoform X4 has protein sequence MRAKSLIIKRKLSIRRKLKKMIKCVCSRDKLSVDEMNYSSESLATRDYSATASGYSSHPGENGTKVDNSNIEEAESSLRESGYLNYEEARALLGRLEYQKGHIEAALLVFEGIDIASVIPKMKMSISKRCESNNKHRPQSDSAPSMSIHAVSLLLEAVFLKAKSLQTLGRFQEAAQSCKTILDTIESALPEGWPENFVSDCKLQETVTNAVELLPELWKLAGSPQDVILSFRKALIYHWNLDNEATARIQKEFALFLLYSGYEADSPSLRSQLDGSFVPRNNIEEAILLLLILLRKSKDSSIIHHLSFALSVCGEFVTLAQEVEELLPETMERRERYYTLALCYCGEGQHIVALDLLRNFMNNRENSVYSDCIEELLLASKICADNKVCVEDGIEFSSKAISQMNGKCNQIEAIANCLLGVLLSAKSKSASSESEKALMQSQAFSALKASERMMMENDPYIVLNLCLEYAEHRNLRIAYNHAKKLVKLEDQCGKWDQGELLRTKAKIQIAQGRLKNAIETYTFFLAVLQVQNKSLGTANKIMKCKRNRDRRLEMEVWHDLANVYTALSHWRDAEVCLAKSQAIDSYSASRWHSTGLLYEARGLHQEALKSFRKALDIEPNHVESLISTACVLRKLGGQSSSSIVRNLLTEALRLDRTNSSAWYNLGLLYKADLGSSALEAAECFEAAVFLEESSPIEPFR, from the exons ATGAGAGCTAAGAGTTTGATAATTAAGAGGAAGCTTAGTATTAGAAGgaaattgaagaagatgataaaGTGTGTGTGTTCAAGGGATAAGTTAAGTGTCGATGAAATGAATTATTCATCAGAATCTCTTGCAACTAGGGACTATTCAGCAACAGCAAGTGGTTATTCATCTCATCCTGGTGAAAATGGAACAAAGGTTGATAATAGTAACATTGAAGAAGCAGAGTCATCTCTTCGTGAAAGTGGTTATTTGAACTATGAG GAAGCTAGAGCCTTGTTAGGAAGACTTGAGTATCAGAAAGGCCACATTGAAGCTGCACTTCTAGTATTTGAAGGAATAGACATTGCTTCTGTCATTCCCAAGATGAAAATGTCTATATCTAAAAGATGTGAATCCAATAATAAACACCGTCCGCAAAGTGATTCAGCGCCTTCTATGTCAATACATGCTGTTAGTTTACTTCTTGAAGCTGTTTTCCTCAAAGCTAAATCATTGCAGACTCTCGGAAGGTTTCAAG AAGCTGCTCAATCATGCAAAACTATTTTAGACACTATTGAATCTGCACTACCAGAAGGCTGGCCTGAAAACTTTGTTTCGGATTGTAAATTACAAGAGACGGTAACAAATGCTGTTGAACTGCTTCCAGAATTATGGAAACTTGCAGGCTCACCTCAAGATGTTATCTTATCTTTTAGAAAAGCATTAATTTATCATTGGAATCTTGACAATGAAGCAACTGCAAGAATACAAAAGGAATTTGCGTTGTTTCTTTTGTACAGTGGTTACGAAGCGGACTCTCCTTCACTTCGGTCGCAATTGGACGGTTCGTTTGTGCCAAGAAACAACATAGAAGAAGCTATTCTTCTACTTCTGATTCTGCTGAGAAAATCAAAAGATTCTTCAATAATTCATCACCTTTCTTTTGCTCTAAGTGTTTGTGGTGAATTCGTGACGCTAGCTCAAGAGGTTGAGGAATTACTTCCAGAAACAATGGAGAGAAGAGAAAGATATTATACTCTAGCACTTTGTTACTGCGGCGAAGGTCAGCATATAGTTGCATTGGATCTTTTGAGGAACTTTATGAATAATAGAGAGAACTCAGTATACTCAGATTGCATAGAGGAATTACTTTTAGCTTCGAAAATTTGTGCAGACAATAAGGTTTGTGTCGAAGACGGAATCGAATTTTCAAGCAAGGCTATTTCTCAGATGAATGGAAAATGCAATCAAATTGAAGCTATTGCGAATTGTTTACTAGGTGTTCTACTGTCTGCAAAATCAAAATCAGCTTCTTCTGAATCAGAAAAAGCTTTGATGCAGTCTCAAGCATTCAGTGCTCTAAAAGCTTCTGAGAGAATGATGATGGAAAATGATCCTTATATTGTTCTTAATCTTTGTCTGGAATATGCTGAACATAGGAATTTGAGAATTGCTTATAATCATGCAAAGAAATTGGTTAAGCTGGAAG ATCAATGCGGAAAATGGGATCAAGGAGAATTGTTGAGAACTAAAGCTAAGATTCAGATTGCACAGGGAAGATTGAAAAATGCTATTGAGACATACACTTTTTTTCTTGCTGTTCTTCAAGTCCAAAACAAAAGTCTAGGCACTGCAAACAAGATTATGAAG TGTAAGAGAAATCGCGACAGAAGACTTGAAATGGAAGTGTGGCATGATCTAGCCAATGTGTACACAGCTTTATCACATTGGCGCGATGCTGAAGTTTGTCTTGCTAAGTCTCAAGCTATTGATTCATATTCTGCTTCTAGATGGCACTCCACAG GTTTACTTTATGAAGCAAGAGGTCTTCATCAAGAAGCATTGAAATCATTTAGAAAAGCATTAGATATTGAGCCAAACCATGTGGAAAGTTTGATATCAACAGCCTGTGTTCTGAGAAAACTTGGTGGTCAATCATCATCTTCAATTGTTAGAAACCTTCTGACAGAAGCATTAAGGCTTGACAGAACAAACTCATCTGCATGGTacaatcttggacttctctacaAAGCTGATTTGGGGTCATCAGCATTGGAAGCTGCTGAGTGCTTTGAAGCAGCTGTTTTTCTTGAAGAATCTTCTCCCATTGAACCCTTTAGATAa
- the LOC123902405 gene encoding protein NPGR2-like isoform X2 produces MRAKSLIIKRKLSIRRKLKKMIKCVCSRDKLSVDEMNYSSESLATRDYSATASGYSSHPGENGTKVDNSNIEEAESSLRESGYLNYEEARALLGRLEYQKGHIEAALLVFEGIDIASVIPKMKMSISKRCESNNKHRPQSDSAPSMSIHAVSLLLEAVFLKAKSLQTLGRFQEAAQSCKTILDTIESALPEGWPENFVSDCKLQETVTNAVELLPELWKLAGSPQDVILSFRKALIYHWNLDNEATARIQKEFALFLLYSGYEADSPSLRSQLDGSFVPRNNIEEAILLLLILLRKSKDSSIIHHLSFALSVCGEFVTLAQEVEELLPETMERRERYYTLALCYCGEGQHIVALDLLRNFMNNRENSVYSDCIEELLLASKICADNKVCVEDGIEFSSKAISQMNGKCNQIEAIANCLLGVLLSAKSKSASSESEKALMQSQAFSALKASERMMMENDPYIVLNLCLEYAEHRNLRIAYNHAKKLVKLEGGSSISGYILLARILSAQKKFVDAEIVIDAALDQCGKWDQGELLRTKAKIQIAQGRLKNAIETYTFFLAVLQVQNKSLGTANKIMKCKRNRDRRLEMEVWHDLANVYTALSHWRDAEVCLAKSQAIDSYSASRWHSTGLLYEARGLHQEALKSFRKALDIEPNHVESLISTACVLRKLGGQSSSSIVRNLLTEALRLDRTNSSAWYNLGLLYKADLGSSALEAAECFEAAVFLEESSPIEPFR; encoded by the exons ATGAGAGCTAAGAGTTTGATAATTAAGAGGAAGCTTAGTATTAGAAGgaaattgaagaagatgataaaGTGTGTGTGTTCAAGGGATAAGTTAAGTGTCGATGAAATGAATTATTCATCAGAATCTCTTGCAACTAGGGACTATTCAGCAACAGCAAGTGGTTATTCATCTCATCCTGGTGAAAATGGAACAAAGGTTGATAATAGTAACATTGAAGAAGCAGAGTCATCTCTTCGTGAAAGTGGTTATTTGAACTATGAG GAAGCTAGAGCCTTGTTAGGAAGACTTGAGTATCAGAAAGGCCACATTGAAGCTGCACTTCTAGTATTTGAAGGAATAGACATTGCTTCTGTCATTCCCAAGATGAAAATGTCTATATCTAAAAGATGTGAATCCAATAATAAACACCGTCCGCAAAGTGATTCAGCGCCTTCTATGTCAATACATGCTGTTAGTTTACTTCTTGAAGCTGTTTTCCTCAAAGCTAAATCATTGCAGACTCTCGGAAGGTTTCAAG AAGCTGCTCAATCATGCAAAACTATTTTAGACACTATTGAATCTGCACTACCAGAAGGCTGGCCTGAAAACTTTGTTTCGGATTGTAAATTACAAGAGACGGTAACAAATGCTGTTGAACTGCTTCCAGAATTATGGAAACTTGCAGGCTCACCTCAAGATGTTATCTTATCTTTTAGAAAAGCATTAATTTATCATTGGAATCTTGACAATGAAGCAACTGCAAGAATACAAAAGGAATTTGCGTTGTTTCTTTTGTACAGTGGTTACGAAGCGGACTCTCCTTCACTTCGGTCGCAATTGGACGGTTCGTTTGTGCCAAGAAACAACATAGAAGAAGCTATTCTTCTACTTCTGATTCTGCTGAGAAAATCAAAAGATTCTTCAATAATTCATCACCTTTCTTTTGCTCTAAGTGTTTGTGGTGAATTCGTGACGCTAGCTCAAGAGGTTGAGGAATTACTTCCAGAAACAATGGAGAGAAGAGAAAGATATTATACTCTAGCACTTTGTTACTGCGGCGAAGGTCAGCATATAGTTGCATTGGATCTTTTGAGGAACTTTATGAATAATAGAGAGAACTCAGTATACTCAGATTGCATAGAGGAATTACTTTTAGCTTCGAAAATTTGTGCAGACAATAAGGTTTGTGTCGAAGACGGAATCGAATTTTCAAGCAAGGCTATTTCTCAGATGAATGGAAAATGCAATCAAATTGAAGCTATTGCGAATTGTTTACTAGGTGTTCTACTGTCTGCAAAATCAAAATCAGCTTCTTCTGAATCAGAAAAAGCTTTGATGCAGTCTCAAGCATTCAGTGCTCTAAAAGCTTCTGAGAGAATGATGATGGAAAATGATCCTTATATTGTTCTTAATCTTTGTCTGGAATATGCTGAACATAGGAATTTGAGAATTGCTTATAATCATGCAAAGAAATTGGTTAAGCTGGAAGGTGGGTCTAGTATTAGTGGATATATACTACTAGCACGGATTTTATCGGCTCAAAAAAAGTTTGTTGATGCCGAGATTGTTATTGATGCTGCTTTAGATCAATGCGGAAAATGGGATCAAGGAGAATTGTTGAGAACTAAAGCTAAGATTCAGATTGCACAGGGAAGATTGAAAAATGCTATTGAGACATACACTTTTTTTCTTGCTGTTCTTCAAGTCCAAAACAAAAGTCTAGGCACTGCAAACAAGATTATGAAG TGTAAGAGAAATCGCGACAGAAGACTTGAAATGGAAGTGTGGCATGATCTAGCCAATGTGTACACAGCTTTATCACATTGGCGCGATGCTGAAGTTTGTCTTGCTAAGTCTCAAGCTATTGATTCATATTCTGCTTCTAGATGGCACTCCACAG GTTTACTTTATGAAGCAAGAGGTCTTCATCAAGAAGCATTGAAATCATTTAGAAAAGCATTAGATATTGAGCCAAACCATGTGGAAAGTTTGATATCAACAGCCTGTGTTCTGAGAAAACTTGGTGGTCAATCATCATCTTCAATTGTTAGAAACCTTCTGACAGAAGCATTAAGGCTTGACAGAACAAACTCATCTGCATGGTacaatcttggacttctctacaAAGCTGATTTGGGGTCATCAGCATTGGAAGCTGCTGAGTGCTTTGAAGCAGCTGTTTTTCTTGAAGAATCTTCTCCCATTGAACCCTTTAGATAa
- the LOC123902405 gene encoding protein NPGR2-like isoform X1 — protein MFYIDDVSGSSMRAKSLIIKRKLSIRRKLKKMIKCVCSRDKLSVDEMNYSSESLATRDYSATASGYSSHPGENGTKVDNSNIEEAESSLRESGYLNYEEARALLGRLEYQKGHIEAALLVFEGIDIASVIPKMKMSISKRCESNNKHRPQSDSAPSMSIHAVSLLLEAVFLKAKSLQTLGRFQEAAQSCKTILDTIESALPEGWPENFVSDCKLQETVTNAVELLPELWKLAGSPQDVILSFRKALIYHWNLDNEATARIQKEFALFLLYSGYEADSPSLRSQLDGSFVPRNNIEEAILLLLILLRKSKDSSIIHHLSFALSVCGEFVTLAQEVEELLPETMERRERYYTLALCYCGEGQHIVALDLLRNFMNNRENSVYSDCIEELLLASKICADNKVCVEDGIEFSSKAISQMNGKCNQIEAIANCLLGVLLSAKSKSASSESEKALMQSQAFSALKASERMMMENDPYIVLNLCLEYAEHRNLRIAYNHAKKLVKLEGGSSISGYILLARILSAQKKFVDAEIVIDAALDQCGKWDQGELLRTKAKIQIAQGRLKNAIETYTFFLAVLQVQNKSLGTANKIMKCKRNRDRRLEMEVWHDLANVYTALSHWRDAEVCLAKSQAIDSYSASRWHSTGLLYEARGLHQEALKSFRKALDIEPNHVESLISTACVLRKLGGQSSSSIVRNLLTEALRLDRTNSSAWYNLGLLYKADLGSSALEAAECFEAAVFLEESSPIEPFR, from the exons ATGTtttatattgatgatgtttCAGGAAGTAGTATGAGAGCTAAGAGTTTGATAATTAAGAGGAAGCTTAGTATTAGAAGgaaattgaagaagatgataaaGTGTGTGTGTTCAAGGGATAAGTTAAGTGTCGATGAAATGAATTATTCATCAGAATCTCTTGCAACTAGGGACTATTCAGCAACAGCAAGTGGTTATTCATCTCATCCTGGTGAAAATGGAACAAAGGTTGATAATAGTAACATTGAAGAAGCAGAGTCATCTCTTCGTGAAAGTGGTTATTTGAACTATGAG GAAGCTAGAGCCTTGTTAGGAAGACTTGAGTATCAGAAAGGCCACATTGAAGCTGCACTTCTAGTATTTGAAGGAATAGACATTGCTTCTGTCATTCCCAAGATGAAAATGTCTATATCTAAAAGATGTGAATCCAATAATAAACACCGTCCGCAAAGTGATTCAGCGCCTTCTATGTCAATACATGCTGTTAGTTTACTTCTTGAAGCTGTTTTCCTCAAAGCTAAATCATTGCAGACTCTCGGAAGGTTTCAAG AAGCTGCTCAATCATGCAAAACTATTTTAGACACTATTGAATCTGCACTACCAGAAGGCTGGCCTGAAAACTTTGTTTCGGATTGTAAATTACAAGAGACGGTAACAAATGCTGTTGAACTGCTTCCAGAATTATGGAAACTTGCAGGCTCACCTCAAGATGTTATCTTATCTTTTAGAAAAGCATTAATTTATCATTGGAATCTTGACAATGAAGCAACTGCAAGAATACAAAAGGAATTTGCGTTGTTTCTTTTGTACAGTGGTTACGAAGCGGACTCTCCTTCACTTCGGTCGCAATTGGACGGTTCGTTTGTGCCAAGAAACAACATAGAAGAAGCTATTCTTCTACTTCTGATTCTGCTGAGAAAATCAAAAGATTCTTCAATAATTCATCACCTTTCTTTTGCTCTAAGTGTTTGTGGTGAATTCGTGACGCTAGCTCAAGAGGTTGAGGAATTACTTCCAGAAACAATGGAGAGAAGAGAAAGATATTATACTCTAGCACTTTGTTACTGCGGCGAAGGTCAGCATATAGTTGCATTGGATCTTTTGAGGAACTTTATGAATAATAGAGAGAACTCAGTATACTCAGATTGCATAGAGGAATTACTTTTAGCTTCGAAAATTTGTGCAGACAATAAGGTTTGTGTCGAAGACGGAATCGAATTTTCAAGCAAGGCTATTTCTCAGATGAATGGAAAATGCAATCAAATTGAAGCTATTGCGAATTGTTTACTAGGTGTTCTACTGTCTGCAAAATCAAAATCAGCTTCTTCTGAATCAGAAAAAGCTTTGATGCAGTCTCAAGCATTCAGTGCTCTAAAAGCTTCTGAGAGAATGATGATGGAAAATGATCCTTATATTGTTCTTAATCTTTGTCTGGAATATGCTGAACATAGGAATTTGAGAATTGCTTATAATCATGCAAAGAAATTGGTTAAGCTGGAAGGTGGGTCTAGTATTAGTGGATATATACTACTAGCACGGATTTTATCGGCTCAAAAAAAGTTTGTTGATGCCGAGATTGTTATTGATGCTGCTTTAGATCAATGCGGAAAATGGGATCAAGGAGAATTGTTGAGAACTAAAGCTAAGATTCAGATTGCACAGGGAAGATTGAAAAATGCTATTGAGACATACACTTTTTTTCTTGCTGTTCTTCAAGTCCAAAACAAAAGTCTAGGCACTGCAAACAAGATTATGAAG TGTAAGAGAAATCGCGACAGAAGACTTGAAATGGAAGTGTGGCATGATCTAGCCAATGTGTACACAGCTTTATCACATTGGCGCGATGCTGAAGTTTGTCTTGCTAAGTCTCAAGCTATTGATTCATATTCTGCTTCTAGATGGCACTCCACAG GTTTACTTTATGAAGCAAGAGGTCTTCATCAAGAAGCATTGAAATCATTTAGAAAAGCATTAGATATTGAGCCAAACCATGTGGAAAGTTTGATATCAACAGCCTGTGTTCTGAGAAAACTTGGTGGTCAATCATCATCTTCAATTGTTAGAAACCTTCTGACAGAAGCATTAAGGCTTGACAGAACAAACTCATCTGCATGGTacaatcttggacttctctacaAAGCTGATTTGGGGTCATCAGCATTGGAAGCTGCTGAGTGCTTTGAAGCAGCTGTTTTTCTTGAAGAATCTTCTCCCATTGAACCCTTTAGATAa